The Kocuria sp. TGY1127_2 genome includes a window with the following:
- the nusG gene encoding transcription termination/antitermination protein NusG, producing the protein MSEQELENSAAENQVEETSPEQAEQADAAEQSSQSGFEQTESTLVSAAQEDSENSEDASANFDDTVEQVSEASEGDADVDPMQEFRSKLRRQEGDWYVIHTYAGYENRVKTNLQTRAQSMNMEDDLFEIQVPMEEVVEIKNGQRKTVRRVRIPGYVLVRMNLTDESWGVVRHTPGVTGFVGQDAYNPVPLRLDEVVDMLAPVFEAEQAEAAKEAGEPIPAEVAPQLNVGFEVGESVIVKEGPFETLPATISEIKPEAQQLVVLVSLFERETPVTLSFNQVTKI; encoded by the coding sequence GTGTCCGAGCAGGAACTCGAGAACTCCGCCGCGGAGAACCAGGTCGAGGAGACCTCTCCCGAGCAGGCAGAGCAGGCCGACGCCGCGGAGCAGTCCAGCCAATCCGGCTTCGAGCAGACCGAGTCCACCCTGGTCTCTGCTGCCCAAGAGGATTCAGAGAATTCCGAAGATGCGTCCGCCAACTTCGACGACACCGTCGAGCAGGTCTCCGAAGCCTCTGAGGGGGATGCCGACGTCGACCCGATGCAGGAATTCCGGTCCAAACTCCGCCGCCAAGAGGGCGACTGGTACGTGATTCACACCTACGCCGGGTACGAGAACCGGGTCAAAACCAACCTGCAGACCCGTGCCCAGTCCATGAACATGGAAGACGACCTCTTCGAGATCCAGGTGCCCATGGAAGAAGTCGTCGAGATCAAGAACGGCCAGCGCAAGACCGTGAGGCGTGTTCGCATTCCCGGCTATGTCCTGGTGCGCATGAACCTCACGGACGAGTCCTGGGGCGTCGTCCGCCACACGCCGGGCGTGACCGGATTCGTGGGACAGGACGCCTACAACCCAGTTCCTCTCCGTCTGGACGAGGTTGTCGACATGCTGGCTCCCGTTTTCGAGGCCGAGCAGGCCGAGGCAGCCAAGGAAGCCGGGGAGCCGATCCCCGCAGAGGTTGCGCCCCAGCTCAACGTGGGTTTCGAAGTCGGGGAATCCGTCATCGTCAAGGAGGGGCCGTTCGAAACCCTTCCGGCCACAATCTCCGAAATCAAGCCCGAAGCTCAACAGCTCGTGGTTCTTGTATCGCTGTTCGAGCGCGAGACCCCCGTGACCTTGAGCTTCAACCAGGTCACCAAGATCTGA
- the rplK gene encoding 50S ribosomal protein L11: MAPKKKVSGLIKLQIQAGAANPAPPVGPALGQHGVNIMEFCKAYNAATESMRGNVIPVEITVYEDRSFTFVTKTPPAAELIKKAAGVAKGSGVPHTNKVGKISMDQVREIAETKMPDLNANDMDAASKIVAGTARSMGITVE, translated from the coding sequence TTGGCTCCCAAGAAAAAGGTCTCAGGCCTTATCAAGCTGCAGATCCAGGCAGGCGCCGCTAACCCGGCACCTCCGGTCGGCCCCGCGCTCGGTCAGCACGGCGTCAACATCATGGAATTCTGCAAGGCGTACAACGCCGCAACCGAATCCATGCGCGGCAACGTGATCCCCGTGGAGATCACTGTCTACGAGGATCGCTCGTTCACCTTCGTCACCAAGACTCCTCCGGCCGCCGAACTCATCAAGAAGGCCGCAGGCGTTGCCAAGGGATCTGGTGTTCCGCACACCAACAAGGTCGGCAAGATCAGCATGGACCAAGTCCGCGAGATCGCCGAGACCAAGATGCCCGACCTCAACGCCAACGACATGGACGCAGCGTCCAAGATCGTCGCCGGCACCGCCCGTTCGATGGGCATCACCGTCGAATAA
- the rplA gene encoding 50S ribosomal protein L1, which yields MAKRSKAYQAAAAKIDQDKLYGITDAIALAQEINSSKADATVEVAMRLSVDPRKADQMVRGTVNLPNGTGKTARVVVFAQGDKAAAAEEAGADYVGSDELIAKVADGWVDFDAAVATPDMMGKVGRLGKVLGPRNLMPNPKTGTVTMDVVKAVGDIKGGKIDFRVDRNANLHFIIGKSSFDAAKLEENFRAALEEIVRLKPSSSKGRYISKMTVATTFGPGVPVDPSAAEK from the coding sequence ATGGCAAAGCGCAGCAAAGCGTACCAGGCAGCCGCAGCGAAGATCGATCAGGACAAGCTGTACGGCATCACCGATGCGATCGCCCTCGCGCAGGAGATCAACTCCTCGAAGGCCGATGCAACCGTTGAGGTTGCAATGCGCCTTTCGGTCGATCCCCGCAAGGCAGACCAGATGGTTCGCGGCACCGTGAACCTTCCCAACGGCACCGGCAAGACCGCCCGCGTCGTCGTCTTCGCCCAGGGGGACAAGGCCGCAGCGGCCGAAGAAGCCGGCGCGGACTACGTCGGTTCCGACGAGCTCATCGCGAAGGTTGCCGACGGCTGGGTCGACTTCGACGCCGCCGTGGCAACCCCGGACATGATGGGCAAGGTCGGTCGTCTCGGCAAGGTTCTGGGTCCTCGTAACCTGATGCCCAACCCGAAGACCGGCACCGTCACGATGGACGTCGTCAAGGCCGTGGGAGACATCAAGGGTGGCAAGATCGACTTCCGTGTCGACCGTAACGCCAATCTTCACTTCATCATCGGCAAGTCCTCCTTCGACGCTGCGAAGCTCGAAGAGAACTTCCGTGCGGCGCTCGAAGAGATCGTTCGTTTGAAGCCCTCCTCCTCCAAGGGTCGTTACATTTCCAAGATGACCGTGGCCACTACTTTCGGCCCCGGCGTCCCCGTGGATCCTTCCGCGGCGGAGAAGTAA
- a CDS encoding ABC transporter ATP-binding protein translates to MSLVFEGVTKSFGRAKVLRSLDLTLESGTLMTVLGPSGGGKTTMLRVAAGLETPTSGAVTLNGPSVRLGDASVAFQDTPLYPHLTVMENILFPLRLKSAGGSRVRRDSRGQREAAQAVLDMMHIPDLGPRRIHELSGGQKQRVGIARALVRDVGLYLFDEPLAHLDQSLAREIREDLREIQRKTGLTMLYVTHQVEEAFALGDTVAILNEGRLEQVGTPHEIWRRPATHFVAGFLGSYPMNFVAGEGEVIRGFRPENCVVVKDADHLEKTDPPSDRGLSFHGTVATSSFLGEATLVDFDPVEPNLGPLRALVPSGVEGRVGAPPQAGDAARLRVHPEHVHEFEKGTGRRIG, encoded by the coding sequence ATGAGTCTGGTCTTTGAGGGCGTGACGAAGTCTTTCGGGCGGGCCAAGGTCCTCAGGTCCCTCGACCTGACGCTAGAGTCGGGCACGCTCATGACGGTCTTGGGCCCTTCGGGTGGAGGGAAGACCACGATGTTGCGGGTCGCGGCGGGCCTCGAAACTCCTACTTCTGGAGCGGTGACGCTCAACGGCCCCTCCGTTCGTCTGGGAGACGCGTCGGTCGCGTTTCAGGACACGCCCCTGTACCCGCACCTGACCGTCATGGAAAACATCCTGTTCCCCCTTCGCCTGAAATCAGCGGGTGGCTCGAGGGTTCGCAGGGACTCACGGGGACAGCGTGAAGCGGCCCAGGCAGTCCTGGACATGATGCACATCCCGGACCTGGGCCCGAGGCGCATCCATGAATTGTCCGGAGGGCAGAAACAGCGGGTTGGAATCGCCCGTGCGCTCGTACGTGATGTGGGGCTGTACCTCTTCGACGAGCCACTGGCCCATCTCGACCAATCACTGGCTCGCGAAATCCGGGAAGACCTCCGAGAAATTCAGCGCAAGACTGGGCTGACGATGCTCTACGTAACGCATCAGGTTGAAGAGGCATTCGCCCTGGGGGACACTGTCGCGATCTTGAACGAGGGCCGTCTGGAACAGGTCGGTACGCCCCACGAGATCTGGCGCCGCCCCGCGACTCATTTCGTCGCCGGTTTCTTAGGGAGCTATCCGATGAACTTCGTTGCCGGAGAAGGGGAGGTCATCCGGGGGTTCAGACCCGAGAACTGCGTCGTGGTCAAGGACGCCGATCATCTCGAAAAGACTGATCCTCCGTCGGACCGCGGCTTGAGCTTCCACGGCACGGTCGCGACGTCGTCATTCTTGGGGGAAGCCACGTTGGTCGACTTCGACCCCGTTGAACCCAATCTCGGCCCGTTGCGGGCCTTGGTGCCTTCCGGGGTGGAAGGCCGGGTAGGCGCACCGCCCCAGGCCGGGGATGCCGCACGGTTGCGCGTTCATCCGGAACACGTGCACGAATTCGAGAAAGGCACGGGGCGACGTATCGGCTAG
- the rplJ gene encoding 50S ribosomal protein L10 produces the protein MATPEKAAAVSELRELFSNSDAAVLTEYRGLTVAKLKELRRSLGENAEYAVVKNTLTAIAAKEAGIEGLNFDDLNGPTAIAFITGEPVEATKSLRDFAKDNPQLVIKSGYFEGKTLDEADIKKLADLESREVLLAKVAGAAKGTLSKAAALFQAPLSKTVRTAEALRAKVEEQGGESAA, from the coding sequence ATGGCGACACCGGAAAAGGCGGCCGCTGTATCGGAGTTGAGGGAGCTTTTCTCCAACTCGGACGCTGCTGTTTTGACTGAGTATCGTGGTCTCACCGTGGCCAAGCTCAAAGAGCTTCGTCGTTCACTCGGTGAGAACGCTGAATATGCCGTGGTGAAGAACACGCTGACCGCCATCGCGGCCAAGGAAGCCGGCATCGAAGGCTTGAACTTCGATGACCTGAATGGCCCCACCGCTATCGCTTTCATCACCGGGGAACCGGTTGAAGCGACCAAGAGCCTGCGTGACTTCGCCAAGGACAACCCCCAGCTGGTCATCAAGAGTGGTTACTTTGAGGGTAAGACTCTCGATGAAGCTGACATCAAGAAGCTTGCGGATCTTGAATCTCGCGAGGTGCTGCTGGCCAAGGTCGCCGGTGCCGCAAAGGGCACCCTGTCCAAGGCCGCTGCGCTGTTCCAGGCACCGCTGTCCAAGACCGTTCGTACCGCAGAGGCTCTGCGCGCGAAGGTCGAGGAGCAGGGTGGAGAATCCGCTGCCTAA
- the rplL gene encoding 50S ribosomal protein L7/L12 has translation MAKLTTEELIEAFKELSLIELSDFVKAFEETFDVTAAAPAAVAAAPAAGGDAGADAAEEQTEFDVVLESAGDKKIAVIKEVRALTSLGLKEAKDLVDGAPKPVLEGASKEDADKAKEQLEGAGATVTLK, from the coding sequence ATGGCTAAGTTGACCACCGAAGAACTCATTGAGGCTTTCAAGGAGCTCTCCCTGATCGAGCTGTCCGACTTCGTCAAGGCCTTCGAGGAGACCTTCGACGTCACCGCTGCTGCTCCCGCCGCCGTTGCTGCTGCTCCGGCCGCCGGTGGCGACGCTGGTGCCGATGCTGCTGAAGAGCAGACCGAGTTCGACGTCGTTCTCGAGTCGGCCGGCGACAAGAAGATCGCAGTTATCAAGGAAGTTCGTGCCCTGACCTCCCTCGGCCTCAAGGAAGCCAAGGACCTGGTCGACGGCGCTCCCAAGCCGGTTCTCGAAGGCGCTTCCAAGGAAGACGCCGACAAGGCCAAGGAGCAGCTCGAGGGCGCAGGCGCTACCGTCACCCTCAAGTAA
- a CDS encoding molybdopterin molybdotransferase MoeA, giving the protein MKRDWFDVREALHGLAGDIGRSVDRPEDVRLEDALGSTTSRAVASPIPVPHFDSSAMDGFAVAGPGPWRLTSDPVRSSGERNIHRRTGQIEAGEAWPVLTGSVLPEGTEGVVRAEHTETLGSTVRCLPGHPYIPDRDMRRRGEEMDRGTELVAEGTVLGPRHLALLAACGIDIVSAHRPMTVSMAFTGNEVIPSGVPQAGEVRDAFSAQFPHLLRGWGANVTERTRLHDDRGVIREWISWASGDLVILTGGSGSSPQDFVRQILEEMCTDLVATSIAVRPGHPTIVGRLPGDRIVLGLPGNPLAAHASLYSLAPVALAGFLGRDMPSLRPAVLGRDLPPSRRGSTSLVPCMLNGNVVRPCPGTQAHMLSGLAIADVLAVVPPDGVTEGQSVPCLLLD; this is encoded by the coding sequence ATGAAACGCGATTGGTTCGACGTGCGCGAAGCATTGCATGGACTCGCCGGTGACATCGGTCGGTCCGTGGACAGGCCAGAGGACGTCCGTCTCGAGGACGCTTTGGGTTCCACGACGTCCAGAGCCGTTGCGAGCCCTATACCTGTGCCGCACTTCGATTCCTCGGCCATGGACGGGTTCGCCGTGGCTGGTCCGGGACCGTGGCGCCTGACCTCGGACCCCGTCCGTTCTTCGGGCGAACGCAACATCCACCGTCGCACCGGACAGATCGAGGCCGGAGAGGCCTGGCCGGTTCTGACCGGTTCCGTGCTGCCCGAAGGGACCGAGGGGGTGGTCCGCGCCGAGCACACCGAGACCCTTGGGTCGACCGTGCGTTGCCTCCCGGGACATCCCTACATTCCCGATCGGGACATGCGGCGCCGCGGCGAGGAGATGGACCGGGGCACCGAGCTGGTCGCGGAAGGAACCGTGCTCGGCCCCCGACACCTCGCTCTGCTCGCGGCCTGCGGCATCGACATCGTCTCTGCGCACCGGCCCATGACAGTCAGCATGGCCTTCACCGGCAACGAAGTTATCCCCTCCGGAGTCCCGCAGGCCGGAGAAGTTCGTGACGCCTTTTCCGCCCAGTTTCCGCACCTGTTGCGGGGTTGGGGAGCGAACGTCACCGAACGAACGAGGCTCCACGACGACCGCGGCGTCATCCGCGAATGGATCTCCTGGGCGAGCGGTGACCTCGTGATCCTCACGGGAGGTTCGGGCTCCTCACCCCAGGATTTCGTGCGTCAGATCCTCGAGGAGATGTGCACTGATCTCGTCGCTACGTCGATAGCCGTCCGCCCCGGGCACCCGACGATCGTCGGCCGCCTGCCCGGCGACCGGATCGTTCTGGGACTGCCGGGGAATCCCCTCGCTGCGCACGCCTCGCTCTACAGTCTTGCACCGGTCGCTCTCGCCGGATTCCTGGGACGGGATATGCCGAGCCTTCGACCCGCCGTTCTCGGCCGCGACCTGCCACCTTCGCGCAGGGGAAGCACGAGCCTCGTTCCGTGCATGCTCAACGGCAACGTCGTTCGTCCCTGCCCAGGCACGCAAGCCCACATGCTCTCGGGCCTTGCCATAGCCGACGTCCTGGCTGTCGTGCCGCCGGACGGAGTCACGGAGGGGCAGTCCGTCCCTTGCCTGCTCTTGGATTGA
- a CDS encoding molybdenum cofactor guanylyltransferase codes for MVTVHHPDFLALVLAGGRSSRLHASSPASSPDKPLLKNGDRTLLSAVLSELEEHTSAGPSESVVVGPDDLPVPLASGVVREDPPFSGPAAAIRTGLRALAERGHVNARGTWVFLVASDMPRSGPGLQALARAVEAGPEEASAYIGSDNGRLQPLLSVVLLEAALKVFDGTPADASVMSRLKRLDPVAVEIPDGSSADVDTWEDAVAHGFTAMSKGSDR; via the coding sequence ATGGTCACTGTGCACCATCCAGATTTCCTGGCGCTCGTTCTGGCCGGCGGACGCTCGTCGCGTCTGCACGCGTCGTCACCGGCGTCCTCCCCCGACAAGCCGTTGCTGAAGAACGGCGATCGCACACTGTTGTCCGCAGTCCTTTCGGAATTGGAAGAGCACACGAGCGCGGGACCATCCGAGTCCGTCGTCGTCGGGCCGGACGATTTGCCGGTCCCCCTGGCCTCCGGAGTGGTGCGGGAAGACCCGCCGTTCTCGGGTCCGGCCGCAGCCATTCGTACGGGTCTCCGAGCACTTGCCGAACGCGGTCATGTCAACGCCCGCGGCACGTGGGTTTTTCTGGTCGCATCCGACATGCCTCGTTCCGGCCCCGGGCTCCAGGCCCTTGCCCGGGCCGTCGAGGCCGGACCGGAGGAAGCCTCGGCCTACATCGGGTCCGACAATGGCCGCTTGCAGCCGCTCTTATCAGTTGTTCTCCTCGAGGCTGCGTTGAAAGTCTTCGACGGAACGCCGGCCGACGCTTCGGTCATGTCCCGTTTGAAGCGCCTGGATCCCGTCGCGGTGGAGATTCCCGACGGGTCGAGCGCCGACGTCGACACGTGGGAAGACGCCGTGGCTCACGGTTTCACGGCCATGAGCAAAGGGAGCGACCGATGA
- a CDS encoding MoaD/ThiS family protein, with protein MVAIHYFAAARAARGQALETVEPAHAGVGTLGELVDWLGREHTQHRASDMTLAEVFPRCSFLVDGRRASHEASLDGVERIDIMPPFAGG; from the coding sequence ATGGTCGCGATTCATTATTTCGCGGCTGCCCGAGCGGCCCGGGGCCAGGCCCTTGAGACCGTGGAGCCGGCTCATGCAGGGGTCGGGACGCTCGGTGAGCTCGTGGACTGGTTAGGCCGCGAGCACACGCAGCATAGAGCCTCGGACATGACCCTCGCCGAGGTCTTTCCTCGCTGCTCGTTCTTGGTGGACGGGCGGCGGGCAAGCCACGAGGCGTCTTTGGACGGCGTCGAGCGGATCGACATCATGCCGCCTTTCGCCGGAGGTTAG
- the moaA gene encoding GTP 3',8-cyclase MoaA, with product MGLLEDQWGRVANDLRLSLIDKCNLRCTYCMPAEGLDWLGKNELLSASEAVRIADIGVRLLGIREVRFTGGEPLVRADLANIIGDLRGLHPDLPMSITTNGIGLEKKIDKLVDAGLNRINVSLDTVCPETFAKITRRDRLPHVLRGLEAAAAAGIHPIKINAVLMRGVNDDQAGELLDWSLRHGFQLRFIEQMPLDADHEWTRSGMVTAGEVRERISEDFELRPQSEPRGSAPAELWDVRPLAAQGSEEKADVLGQVGIIASVTEPFCEACSRTRVTADGKIRSCLFSHEETDLMAALRDGSSDEQIADIWRAAMWAKPKAHGQTKVGLGTPGFVQPDRSMSAIGG from the coding sequence TTGGGACTCTTGGAAGACCAGTGGGGACGTGTGGCCAATGATCTCCGGCTGTCCCTCATCGACAAATGCAACCTGCGGTGTACGTATTGCATGCCCGCGGAAGGCCTCGATTGGCTGGGGAAGAACGAACTCCTGAGCGCCTCCGAGGCGGTTCGGATTGCCGACATCGGCGTCAGACTCCTGGGTATTCGAGAGGTGCGCTTCACCGGTGGGGAGCCCTTGGTCAGGGCTGATCTGGCGAACATCATCGGTGATCTCCGCGGCCTTCATCCCGATCTGCCGATGTCGATCACGACCAACGGCATCGGTTTGGAAAAGAAAATCGACAAATTGGTTGACGCGGGTCTGAACCGTATTAACGTTTCCTTGGACACGGTCTGTCCGGAAACCTTCGCGAAGATCACCCGGCGAGATCGCCTGCCTCACGTTCTCAGGGGGCTCGAAGCCGCGGCTGCGGCGGGAATACACCCCATCAAAATCAACGCCGTCCTCATGCGTGGGGTCAACGACGATCAGGCCGGGGAATTGCTCGATTGGTCCCTTCGCCACGGCTTCCAGCTTCGTTTCATCGAACAGATGCCTCTCGATGCCGACCACGAGTGGACTCGCAGTGGCATGGTCACCGCAGGGGAAGTTCGAGAACGGATTTCCGAGGATTTCGAGCTGAGGCCGCAATCGGAGCCTCGCGGCTCCGCGCCGGCCGAATTATGGGACGTACGTCCCTTGGCGGCCCAGGGTTCGGAGGAAAAGGCCGACGTTCTCGGCCAGGTCGGGATCATCGCATCCGTGACCGAGCCCTTCTGCGAAGCCTGCAGCCGTACCAGAGTTACCGCGGACGGCAAGATCCGCAGTTGCTTGTTCTCCCACGAAGAGACGGATTTGATGGCCGCTCTGCGAGACGGGTCAAGCGACGAGCAGATAGCCGATATCTGGCGCGCGGCCATGTGGGCCAAACCCAAAGCCCACGGTCAGACCAAGGTCGGACTGGGTACACCAGGATTCGTCCAGCCCGACCGCAGTATGAGCGCGATCGGGGGCTGA
- the modA gene encoding molybdate ABC transporter substrate-binding protein has product MKAHRNTDVQNSARLRGRRGRLIGAIATSAVGLILLTGCGGQSNDSSSADDKTINVFAAASLNKAGDELASKYKESHSDTDIKWNYAGSSALVQQIDQGASPDIFVSADQQNMDKALKLDAFKDSHDTSVIATNTLQLVTAPGNPGNVHSIQDAADKPVAVCAAEVPCGTLAQQALDAASVKLDNASQEANVSAVSTKVSQGEVDAGFVYSTDALNMQKNNEDISTIDLKGIQNNQYPAALTDTGKKNGEAKDFYKWLKSDDAKQILEKYGFGSDE; this is encoded by the coding sequence ATGAAAGCCCACCGGAACACTGATGTCCAGAACTCGGCCCGTCTGCGGGGCCGTCGAGGCCGACTGATAGGAGCCATCGCGACGTCCGCGGTCGGCCTGATCCTCCTGACCGGGTGTGGAGGCCAATCCAATGATTCGAGCTCCGCCGACGACAAGACCATCAATGTCTTCGCGGCGGCCTCGCTGAACAAAGCGGGGGACGAATTGGCCTCAAAGTACAAGGAAAGCCATTCCGACACGGATATCAAGTGGAATTACGCGGGTTCCTCGGCACTGGTGCAGCAGATTGACCAGGGAGCCTCCCCGGACATATTCGTCTCTGCAGACCAGCAGAACATGGACAAGGCCCTTAAACTCGACGCCTTCAAGGATTCCCACGACACGTCCGTGATCGCGACTAATACACTGCAGTTGGTGACTGCGCCCGGCAACCCGGGCAATGTCCATTCTATTCAGGATGCCGCGGACAAACCCGTCGCAGTCTGTGCCGCCGAGGTACCGTGCGGGACCTTGGCCCAGCAAGCCCTGGATGCGGCGAGCGTCAAACTCGACAACGCGAGCCAAGAAGCCAATGTATCGGCCGTGTCGACCAAAGTCAGCCAGGGAGAAGTGGACGCCGGATTCGTGTACTCCACGGACGCGCTGAACATGCAGAAGAACAACGAGGACATCTCGACGATCGACCTCAAGGGAATTCAGAACAATCAGTACCCTGCGGCCCTGACGGATACCGGCAAGAAGAACGGCGAGGCCAAAGACTTCTACAAGTGGCTCAAGAGCGATGACGCCAAACAGATCCTCGAGAAGTACGGCTTTGGCTCGGACGAATAA
- a CDS encoding molybdenum ABC transporter permease — MARTNNSNYAFPAWMYVPAGIALLLVLGPLVGLIVKIPWSRAGHLLTEPSAMEALELSVTTACVSTVCCVVVGIPLSLMLTRTGRPRTNESGRIGTAGLASAFSGPIAFIVYAPLVLSPVVSGLALMFFWGRNGLFGKILAEADVTIAFTSWAVILAQVFVSMPFFVSTAVTALSAIPRRYEEIAATEGATRGEIIRKVLLPQAGPGLLTAGLLSFARALGEFGATITFAGNIEGTTRTIPLNIEIGLSSNDVDAALGSCIMLLALYLLVVGLMLLARFLGKVRKAGNSYA; from the coding sequence TTGGCTCGGACGAATAATTCGAATTATGCGTTCCCGGCATGGATGTACGTCCCGGCCGGGATCGCACTGCTGTTGGTCCTGGGGCCGCTGGTCGGACTGATCGTCAAGATCCCGTGGTCGCGGGCGGGTCACCTCCTGACGGAGCCTTCCGCGATGGAAGCCCTCGAGCTATCGGTCACGACGGCCTGTGTCTCCACGGTGTGCTGCGTCGTCGTCGGAATTCCGTTGTCGCTGATGCTGACCCGCACCGGCCGGCCTCGAACCAATGAATCCGGCCGCATAGGGACGGCAGGACTCGCATCCGCATTCAGCGGCCCGATCGCCTTCATCGTGTATGCGCCGTTGGTGCTCTCGCCCGTGGTTTCCGGCTTGGCCCTGATGTTCTTCTGGGGTCGCAACGGACTGTTCGGAAAGATACTCGCCGAAGCGGATGTGACCATCGCATTCACGTCGTGGGCCGTGATTCTGGCCCAGGTATTCGTGTCGATGCCGTTCTTCGTCTCGACGGCGGTGACGGCGCTCTCCGCGATACCTCGCCGCTACGAGGAGATCGCGGCCACCGAGGGGGCAACGCGCGGTGAGATCATTCGCAAGGTCCTGCTGCCTCAGGCGGGGCCTGGACTTCTGACCGCTGGTCTCCTGAGTTTCGCGCGGGCGCTCGGTGAGTTCGGGGCGACCATTACCTTCGCCGGAAATATCGAAGGAACGACCAGGACCATTCCGCTCAACATAGAGATCGGTCTCAGTTCCAACGACGTCGACGCGGCACTCGGCAGCTGCATCATGCTACTGGCGCTGTACTTGTTGGTCGTGGGGTTGATGCTCCTCGCGAGATTCTTGGGAAAAGTTCGAAAGGCGGGGAACTCCTATGCATGA
- the glp gene encoding gephyrin-like molybdotransferase Glp, whose product MHDSAPRSPGEHLTALTRLVASLGASPRSENLALGKAYGRILAAPVIASEDSPRFDNSQMDGYALSAEANRSQDRTFVAGPVLPAGTDPARDYPRGLDRADLVCPIMTGSKLPKGTAAVVPVEKCNPTEFVATGEHLQVPAVPNGQFLRMAGSDLVRGETLVPAGKPLSAQAIGVLASQGIATVEVWARPRVMICTGGEEVSADSTAPLDNAQIPDANGPMLEALCQEYGLEVAEKIVTGDDADQLRTRLTEAARRVQPDLIVTSGGISHGKFEVVRQVLESEVHAWFGHVAQQPGGPQGYAALAGVPVVALPGNPVSTLVSFRLFVAPLAARMWEAALERHPVTAFVSQGLRGIQGKTQFRRGLLKARDDATFWVQAVGGPGSHLLAQSVASNCLIEVPPKADLPRGSAVRVHPLTPALEHLEENS is encoded by the coding sequence ATGCATGACTCGGCACCGCGTTCACCGGGCGAGCACCTGACAGCTCTGACCCGGTTGGTTGCATCCCTCGGGGCGAGCCCACGGAGCGAAAATTTAGCTCTCGGTAAGGCATATGGGCGTATCCTCGCGGCTCCCGTCATTGCCTCGGAGGACTCGCCGCGGTTCGACAACTCCCAGATGGACGGCTACGCGCTCAGTGCCGAGGCGAACCGGTCACAGGATCGTACTTTCGTTGCCGGCCCCGTATTGCCCGCGGGGACCGACCCCGCCCGCGACTATCCCAGAGGGTTGGATCGAGCCGACCTCGTCTGCCCGATCATGACCGGGTCCAAGCTGCCCAAGGGAACGGCCGCCGTCGTGCCGGTGGAAAAGTGTAATCCGACTGAATTCGTGGCCACCGGAGAACACCTGCAGGTTCCTGCCGTCCCGAACGGGCAGTTCCTCCGTATGGCCGGATCGGACCTCGTTCGGGGAGAAACCCTCGTCCCGGCGGGCAAACCACTCAGCGCCCAGGCCATCGGGGTTCTGGCGAGCCAAGGTATCGCGACGGTCGAGGTATGGGCCCGGCCCCGGGTGATGATCTGTACTGGGGGAGAAGAAGTCTCCGCGGATTCGACGGCGCCGTTGGACAACGCCCAGATCCCGGATGCCAATGGTCCAATGCTCGAGGCACTGTGCCAGGAGTACGGCCTGGAGGTCGCCGAGAAAATCGTGACCGGCGACGACGCCGACCAGCTGCGTACCCGCCTGACGGAAGCCGCCAGACGAGTTCAGCCTGATCTTATCGTGACTTCCGGAGGCATTAGCCACGGGAAATTCGAGGTCGTTCGACAGGTCCTGGAGTCGGAGGTCCACGCCTGGTTCGGACACGTCGCTCAGCAACCCGGCGGCCCCCAAGGCTATGCCGCGCTCGCCGGCGTCCCCGTCGTCGCGCTACCGGGAAATCCTGTGAGTACCCTCGTCTCCTTCCGACTCTTTGTCGCTCCTTTGGCCGCCCGTATGTGGGAGGCAGCGCTCGAACGGCACCCGGTCACTGCCTTCGTGTCCCAGGGACTTCGTGGTATTCAGGGAAAGACTCAGTTCAGACGTGGCCTCCTCAAAGCTCGCGACGACGCCACCTTCTGGGTCCAGGCCGTCGGGGGACCGGGCTCACATCTGCTTGCGCAATCCGTTGCCTCGAATTGCCTGATCGAAGTGCCGCCGAAAGCTGACTTGCCCCGCGGGTCCGCCGTACGAGTCCATCCGTTGACCCCGGCTCTGGAGCACCTTGAGGAGAATTCATGA